TTCGCCAACCAGGCCTATTCCGTTGAGTATTTATCCATACACGCGGGTGAACTGAAAAGTGAAGTCATACCGGTACCGACGGACATAGACAACGAAGTGGCTCGGCTCAAGCTCGCCGCCATGGGCATCCGTATCGACAAACTGACGCCGGAACAGGAAACGTACTTGAATTCATGGCAAATGGGGACGTGAGGATCCTTCTGTAATGCGGAAAACGACGGGGCGACGGAGAACGATCGCCCCGTCGCTTTTTTCAGAGCGGAAGCACTACCAGCGAATCAATGCGCTGCCCCAGGTAAGCCCGCCCCCAAAGGCCGTCAACAATGCCAGATGATCTTTCCGGATACGGCCATCCCGAACAGCCTCGTCCAAGGCGATTGCAACACTGGCCGAAGAGATGTTGCCGTACTTCTCTATGGTAAGCACCATTTTCTCCATCGGCAATTCGATCCGCTTGGCCAGACTCTGGAGCATGCGAAGATTGGCCTGATGAGGAATTACCCAGTCGATGTCTTCGATGGATACGTGGTTGGCTTCCAGAGCCTCGTAACAGGAATCCGCAAAATGCTTGACAGCCACACGCACCGTGGTGTTGGCCGCAATCAGGCGAAGAAAGTGACGCTTTTCATCCACGCTCCGGTGTCCGATCGGTGTCGTAAGAGAACCCCCGCCGGGCAGCAAAAGGTTCATCCCATTGGCTCCGTCCGTATGGACGTGGCTGGAGAGAAGTTGCGGGCCCCCCGGGTCCCGCCTCAACACAACCGCCGCGGCTCCATCGCCCCAAAGGATGCAACTGCTTCTGTCGGTCCAGTCCACGGTTCTGGTCATGACCTCGGACGCCACCACAAGCACGGTTTTCGCCGCGCGCGACTTCAGGTATTGCTGAGCAACGTTCAACGCGAAGATAAACCCCGAACAGGCGGCGCTTACATCGAACGTCAGGGCCCTTGGAATATCCAGCTTGGCCTGCAGGAAGTTCGCCGCCGCAGGACAACACATATCCGGGGTAATCGTGGCGAATATTACGAGATCCAGCTCACTCTTGTCGATTCCGGCCGCGTCCAAAGCGTGAAGGCTCGCATGATGAGCGAGGTCGGACGAAGCCTGGTCTTCCGCCGCCACCCGACGTTCCAAAATGCCGGTTCGCTGATGGATCCATTCGTTTGTCGTGTCTAACGTCTTCTCCAAATCGAAATTGGACAACACGCGATCGGGAACATATGAGCCTGTTCCCAAGATCCGAATTTCCGAGTCCTTCTGACGCACTTCATCCGGTGTCGGCACGACAGGCTCCTTAGACTTGCTTGATTCACCCCGAACGTTCTTTCCTGCACGGCTTTGGCAACGCGTTTGGAAACAAGGCGCCACTCCTTCCAAAAATATTAGCAGATCGTCTCAACGATATACCAGCCCGACGTTACGCCTCACCTTGTCCAAAGTTATCGATGCTATGGCCCGGGCCTTGTCCGCTCCCTTGCTGAGCACCTCATGCACATAGTCCAGGTTCCGAGCCAGCTCCTCCCTTCGCTTGCGAAAGGGCTCGAAATACGCCCAGATTCTTTCCAGAAGTTCTTTCTTGACATCACTGTATTTCAGTCCCGGTGCACGGTATCGAGCTTCGAGCCGCTCCAGCTCTTCCGGGGTCGCGAACGGACGATAGATGGCAAACAAGTTGCATGTGTCGGGATTTTTGGGTTGGTCCACCGGCGTCGAGTCTGTAACGATCCTCATGACGGTCTGCTTCAACTGGCTGCGGCCGGCGAAAAGTTCAATCGTATTCCCATAGGACTTGGACATTTTTTTGCCGTCAATGCCCGGAATCACGGCCAGATCCTCGCAGATTTCCGGCTCCGGCAGAACAAACGTTTCTCCGAACTGGAAATTGAACCGTATCGCAATGTCCCGGGTAACCTCTACATGCTGCTTCTGATCCCTGCCCACGGGTATGACATTGGCCTGATACAGCAGGATGTCGGCCGCCATCAAGACGGGATAGGCGAACAGCCCGTGGTTGGGAATCAGTCCCTTGGCAACCTTGTCCTTGTAGGAATGGCAGCGTTCGAGAAGCCCCATGGGAGTGATGGTCGAAAGGATCCACGTGAGTTCGGTCACTTCGGGCACATCCGATTGCACCCAGAACACGCACCGATCCGGGTCCAGGCCCAGCGCCAGGAAATCCAAAGCCGCCGCCAGGGTACCCTCCCGTAGGGTCTTCGCCTCTGAAACCGAGGTCATGGCATGGTAGTTAACAATAAAAATAAACGTTTCGTGCTTCGTGTGATAATCGAGCATGGGTTTCATCATACCGAAATAATTACCGATATGCAGATTTCCCGAAGGTTGGATTCCGGACAGTACGCGCATGTATTCTTCCCTTGGTCCTGGTGTGTCTACGCTCGAGGCGCTGTTATTGGA
This region of Deltaproteobacteria bacterium genomic DNA includes:
- a CDS encoding ketoacyl-ACP synthase III — protein: MRILGTGSYVPDRVLSNFDLEKTLDTTNEWIHQRTGILERRVAAEDQASSDLAHHASLHALDAAGIDKSELDLVIFATITPDMCCPAAANFLQAKLDIPRALTFDVSAACSGFIFALNVAQQYLKSRAAKTVLVVASEVMTRTVDWTDRSSCILWGDGAAAVVLRRDPGGPQLLSSHVHTDGANGMNLLLPGGGSLTTPIGHRSVDEKRHFLRLIAANTTVRVAVKHFADSCYEALEANHVSIEDIDWVIPHQANLRMLQSLAKRIELPMEKMVLTIEKYGNISSASVAIALDEAVRDGRIRKDHLALLTAFGGGLTWGSALIRW
- the trpS gene encoding tryptophan--tRNA ligase — its product is MRVLSGIQPSGNLHIGNYFGMMKPMLDYHTKHETFIFIVNYHAMTSVSEAKTLREGTLAAALDFLALGLDPDRCVFWVQSDVPEVTELTWILSTITPMGLLERCHSYKDKVAKGLIPNHGLFAYPVLMAADILLYQANVIPVGRDQKQHVEVTRDIAIRFNFQFGETFVLPEPEICEDLAVIPGIDGKKMSKSYGNTIELFAGRSQLKQTVMRIVTDSTPVDQPKNPDTCNLFAIYRPFATPEELERLEARYRAPGLKYSDVKKELLERIWAYFEPFRKRREELARNLDYVHEVLSKGADKARAIASITLDKVRRNVGLVYR